In Salarias fasciatus chromosome 9, fSalaFa1.1, whole genome shotgun sequence, the genomic stretch TATTATTCATTTTACTcacattatttgttttatttttgtttgcttctgtAGCCAGAtgctccctctcctccgtcGCTACATGGGGCTTCTcgcccagaggaggaagatgatgggGACCTGAACAAAGCCTTGGGTGTCCAGCGCTTCCAGCAGATCCTCAGCCCCGCCGCCGCAGTGCCTGACGACCAGCACCACATCTACCATGAGGAGGACATCGAGTGTAAGCGCGGCGTGAATACCGGGCGGGAATTTCAACGCGGCAGCCCTGATTTATCGGCGTTTCCGTCTCCTCCGCAGACCACCGTCACTCCTCCCACCACATCCACCGGCCTCTGTCCAAGCTGCCCTCCGAGGGGCGCAGGAAGAAGAGCggcaagaaaaagaagaaggacaAAGATCACAAGAGCGCCCCCGCTCCCAGCAGCGGGCCCATCGAGGagggagaggatgaagaggaggaggaggacgagggcaCCGAAGCCACTTCTGCTCCATCTGACTCGGAGAGGGTCAAAGATGTGGAGgttaatttcatttttacatGAATTCACATTTTGTAGTATTTATGCGATATCtgtggttttaaaaaaggttcTGGTTAAATGAGACTTTTTCACGTGCGTCCTTGTTTTCATGTGATGAGGACGGATCTGAAGCTCCAGCCGGCTCACTCACTGCTGTGGCATTACCATATTTCCCtctatgaatatttcagcacGGTCTTAATCATTCATGTTTGGCTGATTTTATGATCCCAAAGAAAAGAAACGCTGATTGAAGCTGAGCGGGAAGGAAGCAAACAGACACAGGAACCACATTTATGATAATTCtcaactgaaaatgagcttttggaTTTCAGATATGCACTGAAGTTTGTCTGTACTCCATTAATACTGGCAGAgtcattttctcactttttctctGATTCAGTTCATGTCTTTTGATCTCTTCTTTTATGGTGTGTTCTGTCCTCATCCTCTGTACCCCTTCCACAGTTCTTTGTTTCAGATGAAGATCAAGTTGGTAAACACGGTAAAGAGAGTCCTCACTCAGCCCGAGAGCTGCATATTGTTCCACACTCTGCTCTGGGGGCCGACGCCGTGGATTCGACTTCCACAGAGTGAGTGCAGGTCGCATATTTGGCTTTagggacctttttttttttttttctttttccataaTCATGCTGTGATGATTGCATAAAGCATGTTTTTGCCATGATGCTGAGATGTTCTCACAGTGGTTTCGTTTGGGCGGGACGGCTCGGGTTGGGGTCTGATTGGACAGTGAGGTACACACAGTACGTTACCATGTCTCAGGCATCCAGTGGGCCTGCTGGGCCCGGTCCACTGGACCAGAGTAATCCTCTCCTCAGAGGCCCATATATCACCTGTCGCTATAGACGACACAACACACCTCCGCGGCCTCAGGCTCCACCTATGACATTTGCTTTTTCCCCTTGATGAGCTTTTATTCTGAGCCGGGATAAAGGCTGCGCAGCCGACTTCCAGTAGAACGCGGCGCCGAAGAGTCCCAGATTTGTTTGAATGAAGCGTCTTTTAACGAGGGGAAGGTAGTTGAGTCCAGTCGGAGTTTTGAAATATTGCCGGTAACTGACGGTAAGTTATTTAGTTTTTGGAAAGATTTGTCTTGTTTTAGATGACTTTAAGTTATGATTCATGTCCGGATAAAGTGCTTATATGTTACTTCTGTAGTTAAAATAACCAGAAAGAGGGAACAGAAGAAGATAAATGCTTCCATACTTGGATTTTTCAGTTGTAAAATCTTAAATCGTCTCTTgaacaaacatgttttcctctgttgtttgtttttaagccCCACTTCTATCTCGTTTTTCGGGCTCTCTCCAGTAAACCGGCCTCATCCGACCCTCTCCAGGCAGCGGCCTCGCCCGAACACCCGCCCCTGTCCCGGGTCTCCAGCCGCAGCTACGACCTGCAGGAGCGCCGACGCACCGGCAACATGACGGGCGCGGAGCAGGCCAAGTACCAGCGCATCCCCACCGACGAGAGCGAGGCCCAGACGCTGGCCTCCGCCGACCTGGACGGCATCAAGAGTGAGTGCAGACCAGACAGGGAGATTGTCAAGAAAGGCTTCCTCCTCACTTTCACCCCAAAATTTCTACAATTCAACGGACAGCAGCAGTCTTGGTGTTGCGGCGGTTAAGATTGCTCGACCGCGGGGGCTGCAGCGAGCGCCCCGCCGCCATGTGACGTCCCCGGACTCCAGGGCCCAGCGTGGGCCAAAGTGATTTACGTCAGGGAGCTGACCCCTCGGCCGAGAGCGGCAGCTTATCAGACGGCGTGGCAGACAGGCCCGCGTTATTAAATTAGCCGTTCCCGCTGTCAGCCGGGGCCCCTGGACTCCGGCCCCAGCCGACGCGGTGGATAATTGTTAAACCCGCACGTCAGTTTCCAGCCTTTAATCATCCGGAGAGTGAGACTGAAGGAATTAAGTAGACCTGAAGGCCGAATGCAGAGGCTGAGGATGGACGTGTGGGCTTGTTTTTTCCCCAGATACTTCGTAAAAGCCCACGAtcgcacacacaccaccagtTATTTTCTTCCCGCCACCGTAAATCATCCTGGGAAAGTGTCTCGATATCTGGCTGCCATTCAACAATCGGAATTATTAGATCACTCCACCTCCCCTTTAGTTCGACCTGAAGGAAACGGCGCCTCCGCTCACTGATGCATTCTGATGGTTTCGGCCCCGGCGGGGTCAGGCGCCGGCCAGGAGACAACAGCTTTGTCCAATTTGTCAGAAAGAAAAGTCGCGCTCTCGGTTTTCGGCGGTGAACGGAGGCTCACACAGCCTCTGGTCTCGTTCACCACAAACCCTCCTCTTCCTTTAAAACGCCAGTCAGGCTGAAACCTTGATGAAGAACTTCAGAAGCTTCACAGTTTGTAACACTCACAAGCTCTGGTAATGGTCGGGCTGGTCTGTTAGACTGAAGGTCTCCTGGCTGGAGGAGGGGTCGGAAGGTGCAGCAGGTTTCCCGATCTTTGATCTGCAGCATCCAGACCGTTTCCACTCTGTGTTGAGCCTGTGCCACGGGGTATCTTTCTCCACAGCCTTTTCAGTGCCTGGTGTTCTGCCAGCCTCAAGTAACTCTACTCTGCTCTGGGACCGAAcgaacacaacaaaaacattagaGGCCTgtgactgggggggggggtttgatcTCAGGGTGAAAGGTCAAAATCCCCTCACTGCTAAAAGCACAACTAACAATGAGATTTAAAAGCGTCATGACATattctgcctttttttccccctttttcctcCCCAGGCCACCGATTTGAAGATGTCCCCGGCATGCGCAGACACCTGGTCAGGAAGAGCACCAAGGGACAGGTGGTCCACACTGGGAAGGACCACAAGGAGCCCACCACCCGCACCCGGAAGCAGGACCGCACCCCGCATGAGGTGAGGCACGCCGGGACCGACCAGCAGCTGTAGCTTCATGACGGTCGCCGTTATGTCGGCCGCAAAATATCAAGaccttaaaaagaaagaaaaaatacaagatGTTTTTTACAAACCAAGCTTAATTTTAAATTTTCACTGCTAATTAATCATTTCCAAAGTTATTATTTAAAACCACTGGACCTCATATATCTTTCAGTTTGTAGTAACTCTAATAAATATACAATGAATGATATAAAACAAATTTGtcaattttccaaaaaaatcttgaaaatgtaTTGCTTGCTTGCTTTGATTAATATTAAAAACATACTCTATACTATTTGATCACAATATTTGAACAAGTATTGGAATCTGTTCATTAAAATTAATTGAGGTGGATCCATGCACCTTTGGAATATCTGATGAAGTAAAATGTAAAAGAGATTTTTGGAAACCAGAATATAATTTTAATCAATAAATTCATCATTTAGACTAGTATAAAATTTCATCTTCTATCTTTATTTTCAgtcctgagttttttttttctttctccagtgTGGTTCTCTCCGTTCTACCGTATCTTCTGGCAAATTCAAGATAATTCCCCCTTATTTCCTCTCGAATTCAGCCCTGCCCCGTCTCTATTGTGGATGGGCCAGGGAGGAAAGGAGAcgattaaaaatgaatgaatgacttctTTCCTTTCACACGCGGATAGGAAAAAAGAGGGGAGGCGAGGTAACCAAACACTGGGAGATCCAGAGAGAGGGGGAGCTTTGTTTTATcagcacacatacacattcTGATACGCGGCTCCGAGTCCCCGGCAGTCCCGGTAAACAACAGGTCCctgtcagatgtgtgtgtgtgtgtgtgtgtgtagatgtgggCGAGTCacctgagggtgtgtgtgagggtcCCGTTCTTTGTTGCCACTGGCGTTTTGAGTCCTCTCCTGCACCGTCTCGCTCCTGCAGCCGTTACCGGTGGTTCTGTACCGCTCCGCCTCGCGGCCGGACGGCCTCCTGCTGGACATGGACTCGGGTCGCTTGGCTCGGTACCAGAAGGTGAGGCTGGGCGACCAGCCGGCGTCAGGTTTGACCTGTGTGAAGCGTGTTTTCACGGGCATGCGGTACGGCGGCGCCACACGGTAGAGTGGACGGGACGTTTAACCGCCTGGTTTGTCTCTTCAAGATAGGCGACTTGGACCTCGACTGACCAGCATGGTGTTCAATTAATCTCCTTATAACAGACACCGGACGATGAAGGGAGTGAAAAACTAGATTGAGTTGTGAGATAGTGCTTGATATTCTGGTCAACATGAATTTGACGGGTAAAAACTTCACTAAGTTACTTAACGAAGTTTGGTTGGATCGGAGTGTTTTTACTGAACGTGCATGCCGGCGAGTGGAGCCTCTCCGGATGTGTCTCACCTCCACCCGCTGCACGCCGCTCTCCAGGTGTTCGTGGAGCTGAATGAGCTGACCATGGACAAGAACCAGGAGATGCAGTGGAAGGAGACGGCTCGCTGGATCAAGTTCGAAGAGGacgtggaggaggagacggaccgCTGGGGCAAACCTCACGTGGCCTCGCTGTCCTTCCgcagcctgctggagctccgGAGGACCATCTCCCACGGtgaggagaggatgaagaacATCCGTGTATGTGCAGCTTTCGTGCTACAGAAGACTGAActcctgcttgtgtgtgtatgtgtgtgtgtgtgtgtgtgtaggtgcggtgctgctggacctggaccagaagaCTCTTCCAGGCATCGCCCACCAGGTGGTGGAGAAGATGATCATCTCCGACCAGATCAAAGCTGAGGACCGAGCCAACGTCCTGAgggcgctgctgctgaagcacagGTGACGGGaacgtccatccatccatccatccatccatccatccatccatccactacAGCAGAGAGCGGATTATTATTTTTGAGCATATATAGCTATATTTATAATGGAATagactcaggaaaaaaaatagaatataatGTAAAAATATAGTTAATGGAGAACTTCACATCGTGAAAGTAAACAATACTGTTCTGTCATGACTGTAAAAGTTATTAAACCTCATCATAACAGACTGAACAGTCACATTTGGTTTTTCTGGCAGAAGCTGTTTCAAGTCTTTCGTTTCCCGTCGCCGCTGTTAGAATGCTTCATGCTTGGtcgctgcctctcctcctcctgctcacccTCTCTCTGCCTCACCCCACCTCCCCTAGTCACCCGAGCGATGAGAAGGAGCACACTAGCCATTTCCCCAGGAACATCTCCGCCGCCAGCCTCGGGAGCCTGATCTCACACCATCACAACGCCAACCACACCCACCAGCCGGAGCCGTCGGTGACCGACCCGCTCATGGGCACGGTGCTCTCCACGGGGGACGCAGACACCCGCATCGACCTGGAGAAGAATGACGTCCAGGTCAGCCGCGGTCCACAGTCTTTCCAAACAcagttttcctcttcatttcgctcatgtgtgtgtgtctctgtggttTGCTGCTTCCAGCAGAAAGAGCCGACCCCCGGGCTCGGCATGCACCGGTCCAAATCCAAACACGAGCTCAAACTGCTGGAGAAGATTCCGGAGAACGCCGAGGCCACCGTGGTTCTTGTTGGTGAGTCGCTGGTGAAACGTCTGATCCACTCTCGACCGGACGCCTGGAATCGCATAAAATAATGAGCTGAATCGTCCGGTCTGGTGTCCTGCCAGGTTGCGTGGATTTCCTGGAGCAGCCCACCATGGCGTTTGTGCGTCTCCAGGAGGCGGTGGAGCTGGAGTCCGTCCTGGAGGTCCCTGTACCCGTCAGGTTCCTCTTTGTTTTGCTGGGACCGCCAACGACAAGCATGGACTACCACCAGATCGGAcgctccatctccaccctcaTGTCCGACAAGGTGAGCGGCCGAGACCAGCAGCCGTTTGTCCCGTTGTTTGAAGAATCATTGGCTGAATGAGGTTTTTTATCTGAATTCACATCTAGCAATTCCACGAGGCAGCCTACCTGGCAGACGACAGGCAGGACCTGCTGAACGCCATCAACAGCTTCCTGGACTGCAGCATCGTGCTGCCGCCCTCAGAGATGGCGGGCGACGAGCTGCTGCGCTCCGTGGCCCGTTTCCAGAGGGAGATGCTGCGTAAGAGGCAGGAGCAGGGCATCAAACTGCTGGCCAAAGAGCCCAAGAGCTTCGAAGAGAAAGGTAAGAGCTTCCTTCTTAACCTGCGACGTCACTTTGATGTTTGGTCACCGCAATTCATGCCCTGCTTCACCCCTCGTCACCCAGAGACCCTCCCGACTTTGAAGAAGTCGGACGACCCGCTGGAGCGCACCGGACGGCCCTTCGGCGGACTGATACGAGACGTGCAGCGCCGCTACCCCAGGTACATCAGCGACTTCAAGGACGCCCTGAACAGCCAGTGCATGGCGGCCGTCATCTTCATCTACTTCGCCGCGCTCTCTCCGGCCATCACGTTCGGCGGTCTGCTGGGTGAGTGCGTGCCGGAGCCACGCTTATCCGTAATCGCTGTTCACCGCGGGGGTTAATCGACTGTGCTTGTAGGTGAGAAAACGGATGGTCTGATTGGCGTTTCCGAGCTGATCGTGTCCACGGCGGTGCAGGGCGTGATCTTCTGCCTGCTCGGGGCTCAGCCGCTGCTGGTCGTGGGATTCTCCGGACCCCTGCTGGTTTTTGAAGAAGCCTTTTACACTGTGAGTTCATGATCAGATAAATCTTTCTCTGTGATTGATATCTTTTAAACCTGGGCCTCTGACCTACAGTCATGCCTTCCTTGACGTGACCCTGAGATTCCTCCATCCTTAGTTCTGCCAGGCGAAAGGCATTGAGTACCTGACGGGGCGCGTCTGGATCGGGTTTTGGCTCATCATCATCGTGATTCTGACGGTGGCCTTTGAAGGCAGCTTCCTGGTGCGCTTTGTCTCCCGCTTCACCCAGGAGatcttctccttcctcatctCCCTCATCTTCATCTGCGAGACCCTCATCAAGCTTGTCAAGGTAGGAACCGTTCCTGATTGCCACACAGTTTTTGTTAGACTGCTGCGGATTAGTCAGAGCAGCTC encodes the following:
- the slc4a2b gene encoding anion exchange protein 2b isoform X1; the encoded protein is MSNPSAPSQVTDAVASVIHSPDAPSPPSLHGASRPEEEDDGDLNKALGVQRFQQILSPAAAVPDDQHHIYHEEDIEYHRHSSHHIHRPLSKLPSEGRRKKSGKKKKKDKDHKSAPAPSSGPIEEGEDEEEEEDEGTEATSAPSDSERVKDVEFFVSDEDQVGKHGKESPHSARELHIVPHSALGADAVDSTSTDKPASSDPLQAAASPEHPPLSRVSSRSYDLQERRRTGNMTGAEQAKYQRIPTDESEAQTLASADLDGIKSHRFEDVPGMRRHLVRKSTKGQVVHTGKDHKEPTTRTRKQDRTPHEPLPVVLYRSASRPDGLLLDMDSGRLARYQKVFVELNELTMDKNQEMQWKETARWIKFEEDVEEETDRWGKPHVASLSFRSLLELRRTISHGAVLLDLDQKTLPGIAHQVVEKMIISDQIKAEDRANVLRALLLKHSHPSDEKEHTSHFPRNISAASLGSLISHHHNANHTHQPEPSVTDPLMGTVLSTGDADTRIDLEKNDVQQKEPTPGLGMHRSKSKHELKLLEKIPENAEATVVLVGCVDFLEQPTMAFVRLQEAVELESVLEVPVPVRFLFVLLGPPTTSMDYHQIGRSISTLMSDKQFHEAAYLADDRQDLLNAINSFLDCSIVLPPSEMAGDELLRSVARFQREMLRKRQEQGIKLLAKEPKSFEEKETLPTLKKSDDPLERTGRPFGGLIRDVQRRYPRYISDFKDALNSQCMAAVIFIYFAALSPAITFGGLLGEKTDGLIGVSELIVSTAVQGVIFCLLGAQPLLVVGFSGPLLVFEEAFYTFCQAKGIEYLTGRVWIGFWLIIIVILTVAFEGSFLVRFVSRFTQEIFSFLISLIFICETLIKLVKIFKEHPLKRCHLSNGTDENVTLALSNGTALTLSNSTAPAVEKVQGEPNTALLSLVLMAGTFFIAFYLRKFKNSAFFPGRFRRVIGDFGVPIAILIMVLVDYGIEDTYTQKLSVPRGFSVTRPDKRGWIINPLGSDGQFPIWMMFACCLPALLVFILIFMETQITTLIVSKKERMLVKGSGFHLDLLLIVVLGGTSALFGLPWMAAATVRSVTHVNALTVMSKAVAPGDKPRIQEVKEQRVTGLLVAVMVGLSIVIGDLLRQIPLAVLFGIFLYMGVMSLNGIQLTERMMLLLMPPKYHPDHTYVRKVRTLRMHLFTCIQVVCLATLWAVMSTQASLAFPFVLILTIPVKMFVLRRIFNAREMACLDADDAEPKFDERECHDEYSEMHMPV
- the slc4a2b gene encoding anion exchange protein 2b isoform X2, giving the protein MTGAEQAKYQRIPTDESEAQTLASADLDGIKSHRFEDVPGMRRHLVRKSTKGQVVHTGKDHKEPTTRTRKQDRTPHEPLPVVLYRSASRPDGLLLDMDSGRLARYQKVFVELNELTMDKNQEMQWKETARWIKFEEDVEEETDRWGKPHVASLSFRSLLELRRTISHGAVLLDLDQKTLPGIAHQVVEKMIISDQIKAEDRANVLRALLLKHSHPSDEKEHTSHFPRNISAASLGSLISHHHNANHTHQPEPSVTDPLMGTVLSTGDADTRIDLEKNDVQQKEPTPGLGMHRSKSKHELKLLEKIPENAEATVVLVGCVDFLEQPTMAFVRLQEAVELESVLEVPVPVRFLFVLLGPPTTSMDYHQIGRSISTLMSDKQFHEAAYLADDRQDLLNAINSFLDCSIVLPPSEMAGDELLRSVARFQREMLRKRQEQGIKLLAKEPKSFEEKGKSFLLNLRRHFDVWSPQFMPCFTPRHPETLPTLKKSDDPLERTGRPFGGLIRDVQRRYPRYISDFKDALNSQCMAAVIFIYFAALSPAITFGGLLGEKTDGLIGVSELIVSTAVQGVIFCLLGAQPLLVVGFSGPLLVFEEAFYTFCQAKGIEYLTGRVWIGFWLIIIVILTVAFEGSFLVRFVSRFTQEIFSFLISLIFICETLIKLVKIFKEHPLKRCHLSNGTDENVTLALSNGTALTLSNSTAPAVEKVQGEPNTALLSLVLMAGTFFIAFYLRKFKNSAFFPGRFRRVIGDFGVPIAILIMVLVDYGIEDTYTQKLSVPRGFSVTRPDKRGWIINPLGSDGQFPIWMMFACCLPALLVFILIFMETQITTLIVSKKERMLVKGSGFHLDLLLIVVLGGTSALFGLPWMAAATVRSVTHVNALTVMSKAVAPGDKPRIQEVKEQRVTGLLVAVMVGLSIVIGDLLRQIPLAVLFGIFLYMGVMSLNGIQLTERMMLLLMPPKYHPDHTYVRKVRTLRMHLFTCIQVVCLATLWAVMSTQASLAFPFVLILTIPVKMFVLRRIFNAREMACLDADDAEPKFDERECHDEYSEMHMPV